Part of the Lytechinus variegatus isolate NC3 chromosome 16, Lvar_3.0, whole genome shotgun sequence genome, TATgtccaatatatatttttatcttttggAGACTAATATTTCGTTTCTCCTTTTCTCTGTGTTTTCAGGTATAATTGTCCAAGATATACTCCAATATGCATCCCAAACTGAAGAACTTCATGCGAACAGAAGCGATGGAATGTGAGATTGCAACGAGCCAAACAGCCACACCCGATGCTGCTGGTGCCATAGAGAATGCATCAGGACCACGGGAGATGGCAGCAACAGTTGCTGCAACACCCAGTGATCCTGGAGCAACCAAGGCAAGGCTTGCCGAAGAGACACCATGTCCACTCCAAGGTACTGAAGCCGAGGAGACGCAGGAAGCAGTTCCGAAGCTGAGACGGAGCCGGAGTCGGAACTACAAGAAGGGCTCTGAGGATCAAGGTGATGAGGATTATGATACAGATGATGAACTCCAGTGGTGCAGCAAGGGCATCGCCGTGTTCCTGTCACCAGAAGATGAGAATGAGAAGAAAGGAGGGGTGGACGATGGTGACAGCATGGAGGTTGATCTATCAAGAAGGTTGGAGACCTTGTCATCACCTGAACAAGAAAAGAGTAAGTCTATGATGGCATGCTTTAAACCAAAGCAAAAATGCTCCTCTCCAAGCCAGCTCTATCCTTGCGGTGCAGCAACGGATGAAGGTAGCCGGATACCACTTTCATCAGGTGTGCCTTCCATGATATCCCTATCAGCGGTTAAACCATCAATCCCTGTTACACTTGCTTCAAAGCCAGTCTCTCCCCCATCTATccctcacacatacacaccagCTAATGATATCGATATGGATACAGGTGAATCTACAGCTATGGCAGAGGACACAGAAGAGGACCAACTAAAAAAGTGCAGACAGTTTGTTAAGTTGGAGATTCCAGAAAGCAAGAAGGACTGTCATGTTGGCTTGGTTGGGAATGCCCCTCTGTATGCACATTACCCTTTTACTCTTATGGATAACTTGCCACTCATCGTTAAGACTGAGCCCAGCACTTCCCCTTCGTTGGCAACACACTTGCAGAACACTGCCCTTACAGGACACTCATTCATTTCACGTGCATCTGGTCAGAGCAATGGTTTGTATGATTTGCATAGCCCCATTGCTAATCTACCACCAATGCCACTAGGAGATTTCATGAGGATGAGTTTAAATCAACATGTTCTATCACTTCATGGACAAAGACCACACTCTCTCTTCCAGAAACCAAAGACAAAGGTACAGTCCGTCGGCACCGCGGCCAAAATGTTCACGTGCCCGCAGTGCGGCGCCACCTTCAAACACCGTCATCATGTGGTCCGTCATATGAGAGCTCACACAGGGGAGAAGCCATTCCGATGCGAGGAGTGCGGCGCCATGTTCGCCCGTAAGTGCATCCTGACCAATCACATCCGAACGCATACGGGCGAGAAGCCGTACGTCTGCGGGGAATGCGGCGATGCGTTCAGTCGCAAGCATCACCTCGTGATCCACAGACGGACGCACACCGGGGAAAAGCCGTACGTTTGCCCTATCTGCCCGACGGCCTTCGCCCGCTCGCACCATCTCAACCGACATCTGAAGACTCACTATATGCCAGAGGGCCATCTGAACAGGAGTCCACTCCATCCTGACCAAGCTATCAACCTGCCAGAACATGTCGGAGCTGTCGCTGTCGACTTGAGCATCCCAAGAAGTTAAAAGCCGACCCTCAACTCAGGTTCTTGAAACAGTCACTGACTGACATCATCCTTATTGTGACaagaagatatgatcaaatcaTAGAAATCAAAATTACTCTCACTTCATATACTgatgggaataatttttgtttctaAATTGTGCTTTCCCACTGCTTACTgatccttttttcaaaatgcacCAGGTTAAATGTTTGCATGAGTCATGTGTAATGGATTAGTAGTTAAAGTTCAAACCTACGCAAAGGTGCTCTTTTCCATTCTTATATTGGGATCCTTAGGGTTGTCAACCACATAAATGTGTTATGGGACATGGTAAAGTGGCAGTGGGAAAGTACCTGTCTATTCTTGCATTCCATATAATCGGGTGTAATATATCGAGTTTCCACTGCCAaggaatttcacattcactgcCTTCTAAATATAGGTGTAACCATATGCTAGAAAATTTTCAACTTCGTTTCTTAATACTCCATTTTGCTTGAAATGAATTGCACCACAAGAGCTTTAATTTCATGCTAGTAAAAATTTTCAAAAGCTTAACATTTTATTCACTATTGAATTTACTTGTggatgtacatatacatgttatAAATGGAATGCAAGTTTAGACAAATATTACCAATGTTTgtatatgtaaaaatatttgaagtaatttatttttatctatttgaATGGAACAGAGTTTATTTATACAGTTTATGACTTatcatattgatattattaaGGTCATTGGAAAAATAACTGGTATAAATGTGTTGTTAAATGATGCATTCAGCAAACAAGACGGAACATTAGAAATTCATGTTTCAATGACTATGTGCAATGAATATAAATTAGTGGTTTAAATGAGTTATTTCAGAATATGGGTGTTCAGACATTAGACTATTGTATGCTCATCTCACCTCTCTTTGTAGGGAAATGAGTAGGATGGGGAGTGTCCTTTAGTCTTTGTTTCTAgatacctttctttctttaaatgtGCAGGGAAGTTAAAAGTTTACAAGATACTGTACTCTCTcgaaaaataatgtacaaaattaACGAAATATGgcatttgaaatgtcatttaaatAGTAAAGATATGAGGTGATAATATTGCCGTTAAAAttgttcatgaaacaaatttcatttgaaactGGAAGTGTTTATTGATACGGTGAAATGTTATGAAGTGGGCATTATTACATTGCATTTTGCAAATATGGGTCGAGAATCAGTTCTAAATAGAGTATGGTATACGGGATCTAAATCATTCCTCTTTCGTATTCAAAATCCTTGTATAATCTCAAGATTTACAACTGGATGTTTGAGTGAAGAGGGAATAATCATTGAAAAACATTGATGTTATCTAGATAGGTATGTGGATAAAAGTTTATTCTAAACCAGAGTGGCACCAGGTCTTTGTTTCGATCAAGGTGTCAAGACCTGAAAAgaagattgttttttttcagttgaaCAATAGGGGTAGAAGAGTTGCATTGCCCAACCCTCtcttttttactctttattctattcctttttttcctcttctatttttgttttcttctttatttcccCTACTTGACAAATTATAGGGGGCAGTTGCCCCCTGTCACCCCCTCATAGGCAGCGGAAGCGAGGGGgacttgtcccccccccctaaatctGAGGTTTGGGGATGATCCCCCCTAAATTACTTCTGTTTTTTTATGcgtgtcaaaatattttgtcccccccccctctaaaattTATAGGTTAATAAATAACCTTTCTGTTTGCTTGTCACAAAATTTTAATGGTCCCCctctaaattttttggcttccgccgccaatgcaccCCCTCCCTGTGGCGCAGCTCCTTATTGTAGAGACATGATTAAGATTGAGAAATGAAACTATACGTGTAAATCCTTTTCTTTGGCATtatcaataacaaatttgaGTACTTTTCTCCATCCATTagatatgaattaattaatttatttcttttgtattttttgttcttaaaaAGTAAACATGTAGTAGTACTGTAGTAGTACTTGAAGAAACGTCTGTTTGAATACTCAAGGAGTGTGTATTTCAATTGTAATCATGTTTTTGTGTGTACACTGTAATGTCTTTCGTGTTAAACTTGCCTTTGAAATATTTACAGAGAGATGTAATGATATATTAAAAAAGTGTTATATTTATTGTCAAAGACATATAGTGTGTTTCATTATTATCTAAAAGGTTTGTAATTTTGTATAGTTGTCTTATTGTGTCTGCTGATTTTCATTAGGGTTGGGTACCCAGCAAACACACTTATTAGAATGTTTTCAAAACGTTCTTTTAAGGGCCGGTCCATGTTTTTGAAACATTCTTTTAAGGGTACTTATGTATTTGTcttcaatgaacattttttttattacatatttagTTTGGACTTGCATGGTTTAAAAATAATGTGTTAAAAGTATCCTATTGAAATATAACACATCGGAAACCTTCAATATTTCAACATTCTAAAATCATGTTGACTTAATGTCCAATAACAAAGTTGGAAAGTTTTAAGAACATTCAGAAAAAAGTCCCATTATTCTATAATAGAAGTCAACCAGTTCGAGGGTGTGCTTGATATAATTCATAACATAGAATTGGGTGTGTTCAGACTAGTATGCATGTGTTGTTATTTTGGAATTCACCTTAAACCTTAAAGCAGGATATAGTACAAAACTCCATGGGCATGGAGTTAAATAAGAAACAGATTACGCAtggcattttaattttttttagtcacctatattttgttgtttttatgttatctatttttgatacaaccccccccccccttcaagtgAGTGCATGGACATGTTATTGGAATCAGACGTTGCTGAAAAATCAACAAAGTAAAGTTTTCAGAATcatgcaacattttttttaaactatccAACTCTTCAGGGGAGGCTTCTATGGTCACGAtgcagaaaaaattgtgtttaatGAAAACTTGATAAATAATAGTCATTGGGGAGGGGTGTGTCAGAAAACTCTTGATAAGTTACGCACAACTatatgaacgactggtgatcctttcttgtggtaatgATATTCACCAAATTTATATTAACGTAGATTTAGCTCCTAAGAAAGGTTCACTGGTCATTCGTAGTTGTTCATAACTTACGAGCAGCTTCATGACACACCCACCTGACTGAATGggcaattctgattggttgaaaattaacGCTACTTTTTGGATTCAATTGCAAATATCTCTTCAATGGGGCCAAGACATTATGTTCGCAACatgtttcaaaatgtttttaaaaaaatcttcctATTCATTACTGTCTGCAGATTGTCACTctatctttaaaggggaagttcaccctaaagaaaactttattgtgaaaatagcagaaaaaatagtaaaaaatattggtgaaggtttgaggaaaatccgttaaagagtaagaaagttattagagttcaaaattttggatttgtgacgtcataaacgagcagctgccccatgtgttatgtaatatagaatgtatgaatttcaagttttgtatggttcctgatgacttaattttgtattcttttcatgatcgggtgtgaaatgatttgtctattgaatacaaaagttacagtgaaaaccattttcaattttctgagaaaatgacatttcattgattttttaccattcgctatgtaggaatgctgctcgcatatgacgtcacaaatcaaataattgaaattctaataactttttaattatttgatgaatttttctca contains:
- the LOC121429836 gene encoding B-cell CLL/lymphoma 6 member B protein-like, with protein sequence MHPKLKNFMRTEAMECEIATSQTATPDAAGAIENASGPREMAATVAATPSDPGATKARLAEETPCPLQGTEAEETQEAVPKLRRSRSRNYKKGSEDQGDEDYDTDDELQWCSKGIAVFLSPEDENEKKGGVDDGDSMEVDLSRRLETLSSPEQEKSKSMMACFKPKQKCSSPSQLYPCGAATDEGSRIPLSSGVPSMISLSAVKPSIPVTLASKPVSPPSIPHTYTPANDIDMDTGESTAMAEDTEEDQLKKCRQFVKLEIPESKKDCHVGLVGNAPLYAHYPFTLMDNLPLIVKTEPSTSPSLATHLQNTALTGHSFISRASGQSNGLYDLHSPIANLPPMPLGDFMRMSLNQHVLSLHGQRPHSLFQKPKTKVQSVGTAAKMFTCPQCGATFKHRHHVVRHMRAHTGEKPFRCEECGAMFARKCILTNHIRTHTGEKPYVCGECGDAFSRKHHLVIHRRTHTGEKPYVCPICPTAFARSHHLNRHLKTHYMPEGHLNRSPLHPDQAINLPEHVGAVAVDLSIPRS